One Euphorbia lathyris chromosome 1, ddEupLath1.1, whole genome shotgun sequence DNA segment encodes these proteins:
- the LOC136211003 gene encoding RNA polymerase II transcriptional coactivator KELP — translation MEPKLKIQIEQTVREILEESDMNSTTEAQIRKLASKKLDLDLNKPEYKAFVRHVVNTFIEELRIKEEEAEKGKEAEYDDEGDLIVCRLSDKRRVTIQNFRGTNLVSIREFYNKDGKELPSSKGISLKEEQWSVLKNNISAIDEAIKEMEERA, via the exons ATGGAACCCAAACTGAAAATACAAATCGAGCAAACTGTCAGGGAGATCCTAGAAGAATCCGATATGAATTCCACAACCGAAGCTCAGATTCGGAAATTAGCGTCGAAGAAGCTCGACCTTGACCTCAACAAACCGGAATACAAGGCCTTCGTCCGTCACGTCGTCAATACCTTCATCGAAGAACTGAGAATCAAAGAGGAAGAAGCAGAAAAGGGCAaggaagctgagtatgatgatgAAGGTGACCTAATCGTTTGCAGG CTATCGGATAAGAGAAGGGTGACTATTCAAAATTTCAGAGGAACAAACTTGGTATCAATTAGAGAGTTCTATAACAAAGATGGGAAAGAACTTCCTTCTTCTAAAg GGATTAGCTTGAAAGAGGAGCAGTGGTCAGTCTTAAAGAACAACATATCCGCCATAGATGAAGCCATCAAAGAAATGGAGGAAAGGGCGTGA